A region of Dermochelys coriacea isolate rDerCor1 chromosome 1, rDerCor1.pri.v4, whole genome shotgun sequence DNA encodes the following proteins:
- the FOXRED2 gene encoding FAD-dependent oxidoreductase domain-containing protein 2 yields the protein MMSLPAAQCPWGLLLTFAFCLGSSCTDSASALPLYDYCIIGAGPSGLQMAYFLQRAGRDYVVFERSHAPGSFFALYPRHRKLISINKRHTGKSNSEFNLRHDWNSLLSHDSRLLFRHYSHDFFPEADTMVHYLEDFASMLELRVQYNTAIIHVRLERDSQAWNGHYFILTDHNSQDYRCSLLLVATGTWVPNVVNFPGSEYVEGYESVSINPEDFAGQTVLILGRGNSAFETAENILGVTNFIHMVSRSRVRLSWATHYVGDLRAINNGLLDTYQLKSLDGLLEGDLEDLAIVKDKKGKLHITLKFYLENSNSSAGAESITLPQDELDNFATRAPYDRVIRCLGWKFDFSIYNRSLRLMPGKGNKKKYPLIKPSYESRGTLGLFVLGTASHSIDFRKSAGGFIHGFRYTTRAVHRLLEHRHHGVPWPASVYPITQLTNSIIKRVNEASGLYQMFSVLGDIILLRENATAFEYLEEYPVGILAELELHTGRKAHNGLFVVIMEYGKNFSGADKDVFYYNRAVGEAQHAWQSNFLHPVIYYYKRLPTEREMRLCPPDWPLPRPDAVHHIVEDFLTDWTAPNAHILPLRRFLENCLDTDLRSFFAESCFLFALTHQKLPPFCQQGYLRMQGLVGNKRLRDHAVEAGLLEDHTVMHSTDELLGGQRGSRDQLLKDHVIPGSPLHHLVNTKDEL from the exons ATGATGTCCCTGCCTGCTGCCCAGTGTCCATGGGGCCTGCTCCTAACCTTTGCCTTCTGCTTGGGCTCTTCCTGCACTGACAGTGCCTCCGCCCTTCCACTCTATGACTATTGCATCATTGGTGCTGGCCCCTCAGGCTTGCAGATGGCCTATTTCCTCCAACGTGCAGGCCGGGACTATGTGGTCTTTGAGCGTAGCCATGCACCTGGCAGCTTCTTTGCCCTTTATCCACGCCATCGCAAGCTCATCAGCATTAACAAACGACACACTGGCAAGTCCAACAGCGAGTTCAATCTTCGCCATGACTGGAACTCCCTTCTCAGCCATGACAGCCGACTGCTTTTCCGACACTACTCTCATGACTTCTTCCCTGAGGCTGACACCATGGTGCATTACCTTGAAGACTTTGCTTCCATGTTGGAGCTCCGGGTTCAATACAACACTGCCATCATCCATGTGAGACTGGAGAGGGACTCACAGGCATGGAATGGCCATTACTTCATTCTTACAGACCATAACAGCCAGGACTACAGATGCAG CCTATTGTTGGTAGCCACTGGAACATGGGTTCCCAATGTGGTAAACTTCCCTGGCTCGGAATATGTTGAGGGCTATGAATCTGTATCCATCAACCCAGAGGACTTTGCTGGCCAGACTGTGTTGATCTTGGGTCGGGGGAACTCTGCCTTTGAGACTGCCGAGAACATTCTGGGCGTCACCAATTTCATACACATGGTGAGCCGCTCCCGTGTTCGCCTCTCTTGGGCCACCCACTATGTTGGAGATTTAAG AGCGATTAACAATGGCCTCCTAGATACATACCAGCTGAAGTCTTTGGATGGGCTACTGGAGGGTGACTTGGAAGATCTGGCTATTGTCAAGGATAAGAAAGGGAAGCTGCACATCACTCTCAAATTCTATCTGGAGAACAGCAACAGCAGTGCAGGTGCAGAATCCATCACTCTCCCACAGGATGAGCTGGACAACTTTGCCACCCGGGCACCCTACGACCGTGTCATCCGCTGCCTGGGTTGGAAGTTTGACTTCTCCATTTACAACAG ATCTCTTAGACTGATGCCAGGGAAAGGGAATAAGAAGAAGTATCCTCTGATCAAACCCAGTTATGAGTCAAGAGGCACCCTGGGACTCTTTGTTCTGGGCACTGCTAGCCACTCTATCGACTTCAGGAAATCTGCTGGGGGCTTTATCCATGGATTCCGATATACAA CTCGTGCTGTCCATCGCTTGTTGGAACATCGTCATCATGGAGTCCCCTGGCCAGCATCAGTATACCCCATTACACAGCTGACAAATTCCATCATCAAACGGGTGAATGAGGCATCTGGACTCTACCAGATGTTCAGTGTCTTGGGTGACATCATTCTgctgagaga GAATGCCACAGCATTTGAGTACCTGGAGGAGTATCCAGTCGGGAtcctggcagagctggaattgCACACAGGGAGAAAGGCCCACAACGGGCTCTTTGTTGTCATCATGGAGTATGGGAAGAATTTTTCTGGGGCTGACAAGGATGTCTTCTACTACAACCGAGCAGTGGGGGAGGCACAACATGCCTGGCAGTCTAACTTCCTGCATCCTGTTATTTATTACTACAAACGACTCCCCACAG AGCGTGAGATGAGGCTCTGTCCTCCGGACTGGCCTCTCCCCCGCCCAGATGCTGTCCATCATATTGTGGAAGATTTCCTGACAGACTGGACTGCCCCAAACGCCCATATCCTCCCACTTAGACGCTTCCTGGAGAATTGTCTGGACACTGACCTGCGCAGCTTCTTTGCAG agTCCTGTTTCCTGTTTGCTCTGACTCACCAGAAGCTGCCTCCCTTTTGTCAGCAGGGATACCTGCGAATGCAAGGGCTTGTGGGTAACAAAAGACTTAGGGACCATGCAGTGGAAGCCGGCCTACTGGAGGACCACACTGTTATGCACTCTACAGATGAACTGCTTGGTGGCCAGAGAGGTTCACGTGACCAGTTGCTGAAGGATCACGTGATACCAGGTAGCCCCCTACATCATCTTGTGAATACCAAGGATGAACTTTAA